One window from the genome of Variovorax sp. PAMC26660 encodes:
- a CDS encoding amino acid ABC transporter substrate-binding protein, protein MKRTGPLPRFLVALLLAAAALAAGPAQAQDQGLTTLTGTLAKARETGAITIGYRESSVPFSYLNARKEPIGYSIELCRALVTAVEDAVNKSLAIKWVPVTSDSRIDAVASGKVDLECGSTTNNLERQKRVSFSPTMFVSGTKVLVKKGSPIKSFRDLAGKKVAVTAGTTNEKTLRDLSEKFKLGIQLQVARDHAESFGLVKSGQADAFATDDVLLYGLIAQDAAKADYEVVGDFLSYDPYGIMYRKGDAQLNKLVIDTFQVLAEDGEIDRQYKRWFLRKLPSGASIDLPMSAQLETIIQTMKVKAE, encoded by the coding sequence ATGAAGCGCACAGGCCCGCTGCCGCGTTTCCTGGTCGCCTTGCTGCTGGCGGCCGCAGCCCTCGCTGCCGGGCCGGCGCAAGCGCAAGACCAGGGCCTGACAACACTGACCGGCACCCTGGCCAAGGCGCGCGAGACCGGCGCCATCACCATCGGCTACCGCGAGTCGTCGGTGCCCTTCTCGTACCTCAATGCGCGCAAGGAGCCCATCGGCTATTCGATCGAACTCTGCCGCGCACTGGTGACGGCCGTCGAGGACGCGGTGAACAAGAGCCTCGCGATCAAGTGGGTGCCCGTGACTTCCGATTCGCGCATCGACGCGGTCGCCAGCGGCAAGGTCGACCTGGAATGCGGCTCGACCACCAACAATCTCGAACGCCAGAAGCGCGTGAGCTTCTCGCCGACGATGTTCGTCTCGGGCACCAAGGTGCTGGTGAAGAAGGGATCGCCGATCAAGTCCTTCCGCGACCTGGCCGGCAAGAAGGTGGCGGTGACGGCCGGCACCACCAACGAGAAGACGCTGCGCGACCTTTCGGAGAAGTTCAAGCTCGGCATCCAGTTGCAGGTGGCGCGCGACCACGCCGAATCCTTCGGGCTCGTGAAGAGCGGCCAGGCCGACGCCTTCGCCACCGACGATGTGCTGCTCTACGGCCTGATCGCACAGGACGCCGCCAAGGCCGACTACGAGGTGGTCGGCGACTTCCTCTCCTACGACCCCTACGGGATCATGTACCGCAAGGGCGACGCGCAACTGAACAAGCTCGTCATCGATACCTTCCAGGTGCTGGCGGAAGACGGCGAAATCGACCGGCAATACAAGCGCTGGTTCCTGCGCAAGCTGCCCTCGGGCGCAAGCATCGACCTGCCGATGAGCGCGCAACTCGAAACGATCATCCAGACGATGAAGGTGAAGGCCGAGTAG
- a CDS encoding dicarboxylate/amino acid:cation symporter, whose translation MKKKLPMAAWILIAMVLGIFIGYMIFTSFPNKSSAKEIADYVSIVSDVFLRLIKMLIGPLVFSTLVVGIAHMGDAKSVGRVFGKSLGWFVTASLISLIIGLIMANLLKPGENLGLPLPDIGASTNLATSKFTFRDFVYHAVPKSFIEALANNEILQIVVFSMFFGVALASLGDKAKTLVSAIEELSHAMLKITGYVMKLAPLAVMAAMAATVAVNGLGILLKFAVFMGDFYLGLFVLWGVLVLAGFVFLGPRVFKLLVLIKEAFLLSFATASSEAAYPKILQALDRFGVKRKISSFVMPMGYSFNLDGSMMYCTFAVLFIAQAYDIHMPISTQITMLLILMLTSKGMAGVPRASLVVIAATLNHFDIPEAGLLLILGVDTFLDMGRSATNAVGNSIATAVVAKWEGELLSESDAEVNARALDAEGDATLAHPAHA comes from the coding sequence ATGAAGAAAAAGCTGCCGATGGCCGCCTGGATCCTGATCGCCATGGTGCTTGGCATCTTCATCGGCTACATGATCTTCACGAGCTTTCCGAACAAAAGCTCGGCGAAAGAGATCGCAGATTACGTCTCCATCGTCTCGGATGTGTTCCTGCGCCTCATCAAGATGCTGATCGGGCCGCTGGTGTTTTCCACGCTGGTGGTGGGCATCGCGCACATGGGCGACGCCAAGTCGGTGGGCCGCGTGTTCGGCAAGTCGCTGGGCTGGTTCGTCACCGCATCGCTGATCTCGCTGATCATCGGCCTGATCATGGCCAACCTGCTCAAGCCCGGCGAAAACCTCGGGCTGCCGCTGCCGGACATCGGGGCCTCGACCAACCTCGCCACCTCGAAGTTCACCTTCAGGGATTTCGTCTATCACGCGGTGCCCAAGTCCTTCATCGAGGCGCTGGCCAACAACGAGATTTTGCAGATCGTGGTGTTCTCGATGTTCTTCGGCGTGGCCCTCGCCTCGCTCGGCGACAAGGCCAAGACGCTGGTGTCGGCCATCGAAGAGCTCTCGCACGCCATGCTGAAGATCACGGGCTACGTGATGAAGCTCGCGCCGCTGGCCGTGATGGCCGCCATGGCCGCCACGGTGGCAGTGAACGGCCTGGGCATCCTGCTCAAGTTCGCGGTGTTCATGGGCGACTTCTACCTGGGCCTGTTCGTGCTTTGGGGCGTTCTGGTGCTGGCGGGTTTCGTGTTCCTCGGGCCGCGCGTGTTCAAGCTGCTGGTGCTCATCAAGGAAGCCTTCCTGCTGTCCTTCGCCACGGCAAGCTCCGAAGCGGCGTACCCCAAGATCCTGCAGGCGCTCGACCGTTTCGGCGTCAAGCGCAAGATCTCCAGCTTCGTGATGCCGATGGGCTACTCGTTCAACCTCGACGGCTCGATGATGTATTGCACCTTCGCCGTGCTGTTCATCGCACAGGCCTACGACATCCACATGCCGATCAGCACCCAGATCACGATGCTGCTGATCCTGATGCTCACCTCCAAGGGCATGGCCGGCGTACCGCGCGCCTCGCTGGTGGTGATTGCCGCCACGCTGAACCACTTCGACATTCCCGAGGCCGGCCTGCTGCTGATCCTGGGCGTGGACACCTTCCTGGACATGGGCCGCTCGGCCACCAACGCGGTGGGCAACTCCATCGCCACCGCGGTGGTCGCCAAATGGGAAGGCGAACTGCTCTCCGAGAGCGACGCCGAGGTCAATGCGCGGGCGCTGGACGCGGAAGGCGACGCCACCCTCGCCCACCCGGCCCACGCATGA